A window of the Vigna angularis cultivar LongXiaoDou No.4 chromosome 3, ASM1680809v1, whole genome shotgun sequence genome harbors these coding sequences:
- the LOC108324634 gene encoding probable aquaporin NIP7-1, protein MTDIFENQPSPDSSNYASSSGFCVEDKEIGYGAATSKHIYLLANKSVLHFFSIKIDLNYARMVMAELVGTFILMFCVCGISGSTEIQKGAVGLAEYAATAGLTVVVVIFSIGPISCAHVNPAVTIAFATMGQFPWLKVPVYIIAQTVGSMSATYIGSLVYGIKSDAIMTMPLQGCTSAFWVELIATFIIMFLVAALTSESQSVGHLSGFVAGVGIGLGVLITGPVSGGSMNPARSLGPAILSWKFKNIWIYMVAPSGGAVAGAAMFRFLRIRNQHSTTLFSPNISDAGRPIPFCSRRSGAMILLVEKIWSLFCQRICLGKKNIRWCISKE, encoded by the exons ATGACAGACATATTTGAAAACCAACCATCACCTGATTCTTCAAATTATGCATCAAGCAGTGGCTTCTGTGTGGAAGACAAGGAGATTGGATATGGAGCTGCAacatcaaaacatatatatCTTTTGGCCAACAAATCTGTTCTCCACTTCTTTTCCATCAAAATTGACCTGAATTATGCTCGCATG GTAATGGCAGAGTTGGTGGGTACTTTTATTTTGATGTTCTGTGTATGTGGAATCAGTGGAAGCACAGAAATCCAAAAGGGTGCAGTGGGCCTTGCGGAGTATGCAGCTACAGCAGGGTTAACAGTGGTGGTGGTAATTTTCTCTATAGGGCCAATATCTTGTGCGCACGTTAACCCAGCTGTCACAATAGCCTTTGCTACAATGGGTCAATTTCCATGGTTGAAG GTTCCAGTTTACATAATAGCACAGACAGTAGGTTCTATGTCGGCAACATACATAGGTAGCCTTGTATACGGCATAAAATCAGATGCTATCATGACCATGCCACTCCAAGGGTGCACCTCTGCCTTCTGGGTGGAGCTTATTGCAACTTTCATCATCATGTTCCTCGTTGCAGCTTTGACATCTGAATCTCAATCA GTGGGCCATTTATCTGGCTTTGTTGCTGGTGTAGGAATTGGCCTTGGTGTGCTAATCACAGG ACCAGTCTCAGGTGGATCAATGAATCCTGCAAGATCGTTAGGTCCGGCAATTCTGTCATGGAAGTTTAAGAACATATGGATATACATGGTAGCCCCGAGTGGTGGAGCTGTGGCAGGAGCTGCAATGTTTCGCTTCCTACGCATTCGAAACCAACATTCTACTACGTTGTTCTCCCCAAACATCAGTGACGCTGGTCGTCCCATACCCTTTTGCTCAA ggAGAAGTGGGGCCATGATTTTGCTGGTAGAGAAAATTTGGAGTTTGTTCTGTCAAAGAATATGTCTCGGGAAGAAAAATATCAGATGGTGCATATCGAAAGAATAG